A single genomic interval of Staphylococcus hyicus harbors:
- a CDS encoding Ig-like domain-containing protein, which translates to MEDEESSPSDQDLNGDDDSEPEVESSVKIQGRVKTVVVDGTVQLSVTHTPKEASVTYDSLQKDIATVNESGLVTGVKEGLATITATVNDKIDKITINVKAKPEEEQEDPHHEERLEENLASHSDSSDSELESSV; encoded by the coding sequence ATGGAAGATGAGGAATCGTCACCTTCTGACCAAGATTTAAATGGTGATGACGACTCAGAACCTGAAGTTGAATCTTCGGTAAAAATTCAAGGGAGAGTTAAGACTGTAGTCGTTGATGGAACAGTTCAACTTTCAGTTACACACACTCCTAAAGAAGCTTCAGTAACTTATGATTCTTTACAAAAAGATATTGCTACTGTAAATGAATCTGGTCTCGTTACAGGTGTCAAAGAAGGATTGGCTACTATTACAGCTACTGTTAACGACAAGATAGATAAGATTACAATCAATGTAAAAGCTAAACCTGAGGAAGAGCAAGAAGATCCACATCATGAAGAGCGTTTAGAGGAGAACTTAGCTTCTCACAGTGATTCATCTGATTCTGAGTTAGAGTCTAGTGTATAA
- a CDS encoding NOC3 family protein has protein sequence MNNFSNSISMSTQVLNVFEDAQYDIRFTKVKIWLMHLGENRNGSVFTREVVENAIPTLANTPIMGSIGLNNYGEEDFYGHESDLEITEDGELKFINKTIPFGVIPESNNAKFEKRIGDDMIEREYLTVEGILWNKWEDAINLIHGKNGVTGQSMELSDNYTGYFDGELFKFDSFEFYGACLLGDDILPAMNNSTVELKYSVDTKNFIDEKIREFNTKFSSIEGGTVLEKKKTNFDNESTEDFGLDLDNVEEGLEIIERNKSKEVEETSENSDSDNELEESNQDEEEQDAKEELHDEETESSDVEEEQVEETPSPKEKEVPKKKPTKKQSPQKQDSKQDTPTISDKVVETINNDVETLDELGNVHDKIRKAQENLPKPSELIIVGDAKYSVEDIQELLEKAKKLDEVSQEFAALKEQVHTEKVQSLFNKYSDQLTSEEINTLKSKSSDITIEELETQIFAVIGKKSFSIKSHKNNESVSISKIGLSFSNAKANTLDAILEEL, from the coding sequence ATGAATAACTTTTCAAACTCTATTTCTATGTCAACCCAAGTGCTTAATGTATTTGAAGATGCTCAATATGATATTAGATTTACCAAAGTAAAAATATGGTTAATGCATTTAGGCGAGAATAGAAACGGTTCAGTTTTCACTAGAGAAGTAGTTGAGAATGCCATTCCTACCCTAGCCAATACACCAATCATGGGTAGCATCGGTTTAAACAATTATGGAGAAGAAGATTTCTACGGACATGAGTCAGATCTCGAAATTACTGAAGATGGTGAACTTAAGTTTATTAATAAAACTATTCCATTTGGTGTAATTCCTGAAAGTAATAACGCTAAGTTTGAAAAACGTATTGGCGACGACATGATTGAGCGAGAATATCTTACAGTTGAAGGTATTTTATGGAACAAATGGGAAGATGCCATTAATCTCATTCATGGTAAGAATGGCGTGACTGGCCAGTCTATGGAACTTTCTGATAATTATACTGGCTATTTTGACGGTGAATTATTTAAGTTTGATAGCTTTGAATTCTATGGTGCATGTTTATTGGGTGATGATATATTACCAGCTATGAATAATAGCACTGTTGAATTAAAGTATTCAGTTGATACTAAAAATTTCATTGATGAGAAAATAAGAGAGTTCAATACTAAATTTTCATCAATTGAAGGAGGAACAGTATTGGAAAAAAAGAAAACTAATTTCGACAACGAATCTACTGAAGATTTTGGTTTAGATCTAGATAATGTCGAAGAAGGTTTAGAAATTATTGAGAGAAATAAATCAAAAGAAGTCGAAGAGACTAGTGAAAATAGTGACTCAGATAATGAATTAGAAGAGTCAAATCAAGATGAAGAAGAGCAAGACGCTAAAGAAGAATTACATGATGAAGAAACAGAATCAAGCGATGTTGAAGAAGAACAAGTAGAAGAAACTCCTTCTCCAAAAGAAAAGGAAGTTCCAAAGAAAAAACCAACTAAAAAGCAATCTCCTCAAAAACAAGATTCTAAACAAGATACCCCTACTATTTCAGACAAAGTTGTAGAAACTATCAATAACGATGTAGAGACCCTTGATGAACTTGGTAATGTTCATGACAAGATTCGAAAGGCGCAAGAAAATTTACCAAAACCTTCTGAGTTAATTATTGTCGGGGACGCAAAATACTCTGTTGAAGATATTCAGGAATTACTTGAGAAAGCTAAAAAGCTTGATGAAGTTTCACAAGAATTTGCAGCTCTAAAAGAACAAGTTCATACCGAAAAAGTACAATCATTATTTAATAAATATTCAGACCAACTTACTTCTGAAGAAATCAATACTCTTAAAAGTAAATCAAGTGATATCACAATTGAAGAATTAGAAACACAAATTTTTGCTGTGATTGGTAAAAAATCTTTTTCAATTAAATCACATAAAAACAATGAATCTGTTTCAATCTCTAAAATTGGATTAAGTTTTAGCAATGCAAAAGCTAATACTCTAGATGCAATTTTGGAAGAATTATAA